A window of Phenylobacterium sp. NIBR 498073 genomic DNA:
CCGGCGGCGCAGAGATGGTCATCGCCGGGCCGCAGCACGTGGCGGGACTGACGGCGCTGCTGGCCGACCCGAAGGTCTCGGACCCGATCTACGACCTGCCGCGGCCGATCAACGAGGCCAATGTCGGTCGTTGGGTGGCGGACAGCGAGGCGCTGCGCCAGCGGGGCGAGTGCATCCTGAGCGTGTCGCTGGACGAGGCCGGGGCCGTCGCCGGCTATTCACGGTTCACGGTCTGGCCGGACCGCTCGGCGGCAGAGATCGCCGGGGCGCGGCGGGCGGACCTGCAGAATTCCCACAGCGGCAAGGCCGGCGTGGCGCGT
This region includes:
- a CDS encoding GNAT family protein: MSAPPMTVLQVSAEEEAAIRAAVRGAGGAEMVIAGPQHVAGLTALLADPKVSDPIYDLPRPINEANVGRWVADSEALRQRGECILSVSLDEAGAVAGYSRFTVWPDRSAAEIAGARRADLQNSHSGKAGVARSIAFMFEQLGVRLIALTAALDNVRSAASIDAAGFRRMGEIDSVRPDGTTRRSLYWEMTREEWVRRHRL